One Maribacter sp. HTCC2170 genomic window, TAGCTGCTGTGCTGATGATAAAAAGGAAACGCTTAAGGTAAGTACAAGTAATATTTTTTTCATACAGAATGGTACATCAAAAATCTCGCCAAAATGAACCTGTCAAAGATACAAATAAGGTAATTCATTCACCAATATTACCAATTTCGATTCCTTCGGAATAGGCAACCTTTATTTCATTTGTGCTAAAGGCGCTTTTTATTGCCTCATTGGTCTGAAAAGTCACCTCCCAATAATCATCCGGCAAAACGTAAGGCCTCACCAATAATTGTATACTATGGGAATCAAAAGTATTGATGCCAATCTCTGGTAATGGGTCATTGAGTACTTTCGGAATCCTTGATAATGTATCCAGTATTATTATTTTAACCTTAGGGAAACTCTCTGCATAAGGCATGGTCACTTCTAACTCTAACCTTATCATCCCTTTTTCAGAATAATTGGTCACAACGGAGTCAGTCACTTTCGAATTGGGAATAATTAAAATCTTATTTCCCGGTGTAAGCACATCGGTACTGAAAATACCTATTTCCTCAACCCTACCGAACTTGTCTTCCAATTGAATCCAATCACCGATCTTATATGGTTTAAAGGTCAAAATTAAAATCCCCGAGGCAAAATTCCCCAGGCTTCCTTGAAGTGCCATACCAACAGCAAAACCTGCGGCAGCTAAAATGGCCACAAGGCCAGTCAAGTCTGCCCCTATAACCATCGCAATTGTAAAAAGAACAACTCCTTTAAGAATTACTGATAACGTCGATGACAAAAATGGACGCAAAGTTTCTGAAAAACCCGCCTTCTCCAGAGCTAAGTTCACCCAATGAACCAATTTCTTTGCTACTTTAAATCCAATCCAAAGGATTAGAATAGCCAAAAGAATCTTGGGCAAAAAGAAAACCGCCTTATCAATTGCTATTTGAATATATTCATTGATTTTATCCATGTCCATAGAATAAAATAAGTGATTAATTACATTAGTCGCAAATCAATTCATAGAATAGTTCAAAAAGGCGTTCCTATTTGTTAATGGGCGCACTGGAAATCACATCAGATAGTATAATATGGGTTCTGGTTTCACCGTATTGTATTAATTTATCAATGAACTTTTCTAAATGAAATTGGTCTTTCAATACAACCTCCATTACAATATTCTCATTACCCGTTACTCTATAACAATTAATGACCTCTTTAAATTTACCCACCGTAGCCAAAAAAGGCTTTAATTTACCCATAAACGCCCTTAAAGTTATTATTGCCTTTAGTTGATGACCGGTTAGCGTATGTGAAACTGTAGACTTATACCCAAGTATCACACCCAAATCCTCAAGTTTCTTTACTCGTTCTGCAACTGCCGGTGGTGTAAGACCTACTTTTCGGCCAATGCTGGCGAATGATTCCCTTGCATTTTCTTGAAGACATTCAAGTATTCGCCAATTCAGATCATCGATAGAAGTATTTAAAGAATTCATGTTTAAATATTTTATAATCAAAAGCAAAAATAATAAATCACCTTTAAATCAAAAGATAAATTTTAGATATCCACCGTAACTTTATGGTAATAAAATTGCTATTTATATTATGTCCCGTAAAAATCTAAGAACAGTTCCTGTCTATAGGAAGGCTCTTGAACTTTGTGCTATGAGCAGAGAGATTGCGTCATATGTCACGTTCAACAAGGATTTACTAAAACTTTATAAATCCAATAGTCTTAGAGATATAATAGCAGATTCTTTATTGACCGATACCATTCTTATTCCTCAGAAAATTGCTCAGACCGAATTCTCTTTATCCCAAGATGAGAAAATAAAAAATGTCTCTTATATCAATATCATGATTAAGAATATAAATTCATACTGCACGGGGTTGGAGCGTGATGGGGTAAAAGAAAAAGAATATTTGAACCTCTTGAGACAAGAAATAAAGAGTTTTAGGGAATCGTTTAAAAAATGGACTGGTACGTTACCAAATAACGGAAATGCATCGCTCTCCTAATAGGGGCCCATCATAATTCACCAAGAAAATTCAACAATATTATAATAGTTTGATGTTATTTATGTTCTAATTTTGAGAACTAAAGCATTACTGTTGAAAACTACTATACTTATTCATTGCCCAGATCAATCAGGAATTATTAGTGCTGTAACGACTTTTATTCATTCAAGAGGGGGGAATATTACCTATCTAGATCAGCATGTAGACCAACAGGCCGATGTGTTTTTTATGCGATTGGAAAGCGATTTTAAAAAAAATGCGTTCCAACCTATTGATTTCAAAAATGAATTTAAT contains:
- a CDS encoding mechanosensitive ion channel family protein; this encodes MDKINEYIQIAIDKAVFFLPKILLAILILWIGFKVAKKLVHWVNLALEKAGFSETLRPFLSSTLSVILKGVVLFTIAMVIGADLTGLVAILAAAGFAVGMALQGSLGNFASGILILTFKPYKIGDWIQLEDKFGRVEEIGIFSTDVLTPGNKILIIPNSKVTDSVVTNYSEKGMIRLELEVTMPYAESFPKVKIIILDTLSRIPKVLNDPLPEIGINTFDSHSIQLLVRPYVLPDDYWEVTFQTNEAIKSAFSTNEIKVAYSEGIEIGNIGE
- a CDS encoding Lrp/AsnC family transcriptional regulator, with the protein product MNSLNTSIDDLNWRILECLQENARESFASIGRKVGLTPPAVAERVKKLEDLGVILGYKSTVSHTLTGHQLKAIITLRAFMGKLKPFLATVGKFKEVINCYRVTGNENIVMEVVLKDQFHLEKFIDKLIQYGETRTHIILSDVISSAPINK